Proteins found in one Erythrobacter sp. 3-20A1M genomic segment:
- a CDS encoding phage portal protein yields the protein MSFLTTIASAFKGGAAPRVPIARGFVSPWATAFEGGPAHRPFDYSGALRQAFVENPVAQRSVRIVAEGVGSAPLADTDPALAKLVGATSAGQSLLETLAAHLLLHGNAYVQVLKDGAGTPVELFALRPERVAILPGPDGWPASYEYRLGARTVAIPLEDENGWPEIVHLKSIHPGDDHYGAGCLAAAERAVAAHNAATEWNRALLANAARPSGALVHQPGDGMALTGEQFERLKGELERAFSGEGNAGRPMLLEGGLAWQSMAMSPADMDFATLKAAAARDIALAFGVPPMLLGLPGDNTYANYREANRALWRLTLLPLAGKILSGVAEGLGPWFPDARLSVDLDRIPALAEDREKLWAQVSAADFLTDGEKRALLGLE from the coding sequence ATGTCTTTCCTCACTACCATCGCTTCCGCCTTCAAGGGCGGGGCGGCTCCCCGCGTGCCTATCGCGCGCGGGTTCGTTTCGCCGTGGGCGACCGCTTTCGAGGGCGGTCCGGCGCATCGGCCGTTCGACTATTCCGGCGCGCTGCGGCAGGCGTTCGTGGAGAACCCGGTCGCGCAGCGCAGCGTGCGGATCGTGGCCGAGGGCGTCGGCAGCGCGCCGCTGGCCGATACCGATCCGGCGCTCGCGAAGCTGGTCGGCGCGACGTCCGCCGGGCAGTCGCTGCTCGAAACGCTGGCGGCGCACCTGCTGCTGCACGGCAATGCCTATGTGCAGGTGCTGAAGGACGGCGCGGGTACGCCGGTGGAGCTGTTCGCGCTGCGCCCCGAGCGGGTGGCGATCCTGCCCGGCCCCGACGGCTGGCCCGCGTCCTACGAGTACCGGCTCGGCGCGCGCACGGTTGCCATCCCGCTGGAGGACGAGAACGGTTGGCCCGAGATCGTGCATCTCAAATCGATCCATCCGGGCGACGACCATTACGGCGCAGGCTGCCTTGCCGCCGCCGAGCGTGCGGTCGCCGCGCACAATGCGGCGACGGAGTGGAACCGCGCGCTGCTGGCCAATGCAGCGCGGCCTTCGGGCGCGTTGGTGCACCAGCCGGGCGACGGCATGGCGCTGACGGGCGAGCAGTTCGAGCGGCTGAAGGGCGAGCTGGAACGCGCTTTCTCGGGCGAGGGGAATGCGGGCCGGCCGATGCTGCTGGAAGGCGGGCTGGCCTGGCAATCGATGGCGATGAGCCCGGCGGACATGGACTTCGCCACGCTGAAGGCCGCGGCGGCGCGCGACATCGCGCTCGCCTTCGGCGTGCCGCCGATGCTGCTCGGCCTGCCGGGCGACAACACCTACGCCAATTACCGCGAGGCCAACCGCGCGCTGTGGCGGCTCACCCTGCTGCCGCTGGCGGGGAAAATCCTGTCGGGCGTGGCCGAGGGGCTTGGCCCGTGGTTCCCGGATGCCCGGCTGTCGGTCGATCTCGACCGCATCCCCGCGCTGGCCGAGGACCGCGAGAAGCTGTGGGCGCAGGTCAGCGCCGCCGACTTCCTGACCGACGGCGAGAAGCGCGCTTTGCTGGGACTGGAGTGA
- a CDS encoding DNA-packaging protein, with protein sequence MAQDERLAFDKHWELQAHDGQIAPPGEWSTWLLMAGRGFGKTRAGAEWARAVAQADGTARIALVGASLAEARAIMVEGPSGLLAVAGAKQRPRFEPSKNLLRWPGGAEARLYSAAEPESLRGPQHSHAWCDELAKWPASTSRAEACWDNLQLGLRLGRDPRSVVTTTPRAVPLVRRLIADEGTVVTGGTTLANARNLSPGFIAVIERQYAGTSFGRQELNGELLAEVDGALWSRALLERCREAASPPACGTGSGGGPAPDGAWSRVVIGVDPPASAQGDACGIVVAALLADGTALVLADASVERPSPERWARAVAEAAAAWHADRVVAEANQGGAMVASVLRAAEITLPVKLVHASRGKTARAEPVAALYEAGRVRHAALFAKLEDELCGLMAGGGYEGPGRSPDRADALVWALTELMLGRVGRPQVVGF encoded by the coding sequence ATGGCCCAAGACGAACGACTCGCCTTCGACAAGCATTGGGAACTCCAGGCGCATGACGGCCAGATCGCCCCGCCGGGCGAATGGTCGACCTGGCTGCTGATGGCGGGCCGCGGCTTCGGCAAGACGCGCGCGGGGGCCGAATGGGCCCGCGCCGTCGCGCAGGCCGACGGCACCGCGCGGATCGCGCTGGTCGGGGCCTCGCTGGCCGAGGCGCGCGCGATCATGGTCGAGGGGCCGAGCGGTCTGCTGGCGGTGGCGGGCGCGAAGCAGCGCCCCCGCTTCGAGCCGTCGAAGAACCTGCTGCGCTGGCCGGGTGGGGCGGAGGCGCGGCTCTATTCCGCCGCCGAGCCGGAAAGCCTCCGCGGCCCGCAGCACAGCCACGCCTGGTGCGACGAGCTGGCGAAATGGCCCGCCAGCACCAGCCGGGCGGAGGCGTGCTGGGACAATCTCCAGCTCGGCCTCAGGCTCGGGCGCGATCCGCGCAGCGTGGTGACCACCACCCCGCGCGCGGTGCCGCTGGTCCGGCGGCTGATCGCGGACGAGGGCACGGTGGTGACCGGCGGCACCACGCTCGCCAATGCGCGCAATCTCTCGCCCGGCTTCATCGCGGTGATCGAGCGGCAATATGCGGGCACCAGCTTCGGCCGGCAGGAACTGAACGGCGAACTCCTCGCCGAAGTCGACGGCGCGCTGTGGAGCCGCGCCCTGCTGGAGCGGTGCCGCGAAGCTGCTTCCCCTCCCGCCTGCGGCACGGGATCGGGGGGTGGGCCAGCGCCGGACGGTGCGTGGTCGCGCGTCGTCATCGGCGTCGACCCGCCCGCCAGCGCGCAGGGCGACGCCTGCGGCATCGTGGTCGCCGCGCTGCTGGCGGACGGCACCGCCTTGGTCCTCGCCGATGCCAGCGTGGAGCGCCCCAGCCCCGAACGCTGGGCGCGTGCGGTGGCGGAGGCGGCGGCGGCATGGCACGCCGACCGCGTGGTGGCCGAGGCCAATCAGGGCGGCGCGATGGTCGCCAGCGTGCTACGCGCGGCGGAGATCACCCTGCCGGTCAAGCTGGTCCATGCGAGCCGCGGCAAGACCGCCCGCGCCGAACCGGTCGCCGCGCTCTACGAAGCCGGCCGCGTGCGCCACGCCGCCCTGTTCGCGAAGCTGGAGGACGAGCTGTGCGGCCTGATGGCGGGCGGCGGCTACGAAGGCCCGGGCCGCTCGCCCGACCGCGCCGACGCGCTGGTCTGGGCGCTGACCGAGCTGATGCTGGGGCGGGTTGGGAGGCCTCAGGTAGTCGGGTTCTAG
- a CDS encoding YqaA family protein → MIRGLYNWVLDKAAHRHAVWWLALFCFVEASFFPVPPHPLLGLMCLAEPKKALRFAAVATASSVLGGFLGYAIGWGLYDTVGEQLLAALHLTESFPVAACYLREAGFWIFVAKGATPIPFKLLTITAGFIGMNLVTFFFAAVISRAISFMIVGVLFRLFGAPIKRFIDKYLGLVTAAFIVLVVGGVLAVTLLEGGDGAQDRCAGATQVHAGPLG, encoded by the coding sequence ATGATCAGGGGTCTCTACAACTGGGTGCTGGACAAGGCGGCGCATCGCCACGCGGTATGGTGGCTGGCGCTGTTCTGCTTCGTGGAGGCGAGCTTCTTTCCCGTTCCGCCGCACCCGCTGCTGGGCCTGATGTGCCTGGCCGAGCCGAAAAAGGCCCTGCGCTTCGCCGCCGTGGCCACCGCCAGCTCGGTCCTCGGCGGGTTCCTCGGCTACGCCATCGGCTGGGGGCTGTACGACACTGTGGGGGAGCAATTGCTCGCCGCACTGCACCTGACCGAGAGTTTCCCCGTCGCCGCCTGCTATCTGCGCGAGGCGGGCTTCTGGATCTTCGTGGCCAAGGGCGCGACCCCGATCCCGTTCAAGCTGTTGACGATCACCGCCGGGTTCATCGGGATGAACCTCGTTACCTTCTTCTTCGCGGCGGTGATCAGCCGCGCGATCAGCTTCATGATCGTCGGTGTCCTGTTCCGCCTGTTCGGTGCCCCGATCAAGCGCTTCATCGACAAGTATCTCGGCCTCGTCACCGCGGCGTTCATCGTGCTGGTGGTGGGCGGAGTGCTGGCCGTCACGCTGCTGGAGGGCGGCGACGGGGCGCAGGACCGCTGC
- a CDS encoding DUF3800 domain-containing protein, whose product MSSEQKECGYIAYIDEAGDPGLKTVRPIDPNGASEWLVLSAVVMKAECEPVVIDWVRELVDDLGISQRRDLHYRTLSPTRKRVAGERIASLPLRGFAVCSNKKNMRGYRNPRAEKIPSQQWFYNFCVRLLLERVTAFCDRRTIDDYGERRKIKIEFSERGGHRYSQTSAYHYYLRQQQQAGALYLTKRAPVTDLLDWQMMEAHPHGDRAGLQLADFVASSFYQAIDTGGSSNWNLEPALALAPVMAREGRSQKDFGVALFPSRWWEAKLSKEQQQIFRHYGYEFARW is encoded by the coding sequence ATGTCCTCGGAACAAAAAGAATGCGGGTACATAGCCTACATTGATGAGGCTGGCGACCCAGGCCTGAAAACCGTGCGCCCAATCGATCCGAACGGGGCGAGCGAATGGCTTGTTCTGAGCGCAGTCGTAATGAAGGCTGAGTGCGAACCCGTCGTTATCGATTGGGTTCGCGAACTAGTCGATGATCTTGGCATCAGTCAGAGAAGAGACCTCCACTACCGAACGCTGTCGCCGACGAGGAAACGTGTGGCTGGCGAGCGTATTGCTTCGCTGCCATTGCGCGGGTTTGCAGTCTGTTCAAACAAGAAGAACATGCGAGGTTATCGGAACCCGCGAGCTGAGAAAATCCCATCTCAACAGTGGTTCTATAATTTTTGTGTTCGATTGCTGCTGGAGCGTGTGACCGCCTTTTGTGATAGGCGCACCATCGATGATTACGGAGAGCGCCGGAAGATCAAAATCGAGTTCTCAGAGCGTGGCGGGCACCGATACAGCCAAACGAGTGCCTACCACTATTATCTCAGGCAACAGCAGCAAGCAGGGGCTCTCTACCTCACAAAGCGCGCACCGGTAACCGACTTGCTCGACTGGCAGATGATGGAAGCCCACCCCCATGGGGATCGTGCCGGACTCCAGCTTGCTGATTTCGTGGCGAGTTCATTTTACCAAGCAATCGACACTGGCGGATCGAGTAACTGGAACCTTGAACCCGCGCTAGCGCTTGCGCCTGTCATGGCGCGTGAAGGGCGATCGCAGAAAGATTTTGGGGTAGCGCTTTTCCCCTCCCGATGGTGGGAGGCGAAACTGTCGAAAGAACAGCAGCAAATTTTCCGCCACTACGGTTACGAGTTTGCAAGGTGGTAG
- a CDS encoding IS1595 family transposase — translation MSVLSSPYFHDEAKAFEYLESIVWADGVVCPHCGAIDGRVYDLSGVRTKPSKKHPEGKVRHGLKKCGECRKQFTVKVGTVFEHARIPLHKMLQAVHLMVSSKKGISAHQLHRVLEITYKSAWFLAHRIREAMRSGDLAQPFGSEGGAVEVDETYIGFKRDVPTRRGTHHKHGVVALVDRDSGQSRWFKIDSSTADQIHPIVLNNIAREARLMTDEAKMYRKIGRDFAEHGTTTHARMEFVSPKDRTIHTNTVEGAFSIFKRGMRGVYQHCGEHHLHRYLAEYEFRYNTRTANGFDDRQRGAEAVKGIVGKRITYRRDNVSA, via the coding sequence ATGTCGGTTCTCTCTTCCCCCTATTTCCACGATGAAGCGAAGGCTTTCGAGTATCTGGAAAGCATCGTGTGGGCGGACGGAGTGGTTTGCCCGCATTGCGGTGCGATCGATGGCCGCGTGTATGACCTCTCGGGTGTTCGCACTAAGCCGAGCAAGAAGCACCCCGAGGGCAAGGTTCGCCACGGCCTGAAAAAGTGCGGTGAGTGCCGTAAGCAGTTCACCGTGAAGGTCGGCACCGTTTTCGAGCATGCGCGCATCCCGCTTCACAAGATGCTGCAGGCCGTTCACCTCATGGTGTCGAGCAAGAAGGGCATTAGCGCCCACCAGCTCCACCGCGTTCTAGAGATTACTTACAAGAGCGCGTGGTTCCTGGCCCACCGTATCCGCGAAGCGATGCGCTCCGGCGACCTTGCCCAGCCCTTCGGCAGCGAAGGCGGCGCGGTTGAGGTTGACGAGACTTACATCGGCTTCAAGCGTGACGTTCCCACCCGTCGCGGTACTCACCACAAGCACGGCGTTGTCGCGCTGGTGGACCGTGACAGCGGCCAGAGCCGTTGGTTCAAGATCGACAGCAGCACCGCCGATCAGATCCACCCTATTGTTCTCAACAACATCGCCCGCGAAGCCCGCCTTATGACGGACGAGGCCAAGATGTACCGCAAGATTGGCCGCGACTTTGCCGAGCATGGCACCACCACCCATGCCCGCATGGAGTTTGTGAGCCCCAAGGATCGCACCATCCACACCAATACCGTCGAAGGCGCGTTCTCCATCTTCAAGCGCGGTATGCGCGGCGTGTACCAGCATTGTGGCGAGCATCACCTGCACCGCTACCTTGCCGAGTACGAGTTTCGCTACAACACTCGTACCGCGAACGGCTTCGATGATCGCCAGCGTGGCGCAGAAGCGGTGAAGGGTATTGTCGGCAAGCGCATCACCTATCGGCGGGATAACGTCTCTGCCTAA